A window of the Dickeya dianthicola NCPPB 453 genome harbors these coding sequences:
- the rimM gene encoding ribosome maturation factor RimM (Essential for efficient processing of 16S rRNA) — protein sequence MSKQLSPKAPINPITLGKMGSTYGIKGWLRVFSSTEDAESIFDYQPWFIRNKGLWQPIEIESWRHHNQDLVIKIKDIDDRDAANLLTNCEIVVDSARLPELDEGDYYWKDLIGCDVVTVGGYELGKVIDMMETGSNDVLVVRANLKDAYGVKERLIPFLTEQVIKHVDLSTHRIDVDWDPGF from the coding sequence ATGAGCAAGCAACTCAGCCCGAAAGCCCCGATCAACCCGATTACATTGGGGAAAATGGGGTCGACATACGGCATCAAAGGTTGGCTCAGGGTATTTTCATCCACCGAAGACGCCGAAAGCATTTTTGATTATCAACCTTGGTTCATCCGGAATAAAGGGCTGTGGCAACCGATCGAGATCGAGAGCTGGCGGCACCACAATCAGGACCTGGTCATCAAGATCAAAGATATTGACGATCGGGATGCGGCGAATTTACTGACCAATTGCGAAATTGTCGTGGATTCAGCCCGGTTGCCTGAGCTGGATGAGGGTGATTATTACTGGAAAGATCTTATTGGCTGCGATGTCGTCACCGTAGGTGGCTATGAGCTGGGAAAAGTCATCGACATGATGGAAACCGGTTCTAACGACGTTCTGGTGGTAAGAGCCAACCTGAAAGATGCTTACGGAGTCAAAGAACGGTTGATTCCGTTTCTGACTGAACAGGTTATCAAGCACGTTGACCTGTCTACGCATCGTATTGACGTAGACTGGGATCCTGGTTTTTGA